DNA from Acidobacteriota bacterium:
GGGGCTGGGGATCTTCAGGGCCGCCCCCAGCTGGCGGATGGTCGGGGCGTAGCCGTGCCCGAGGACGAACTCCTCGACGGCCTCGAGGACCTTGGCCTGCCGGACGGTCAGCTCGCGTCTCAGCGTGTTTACCATTTTGTTCACCTTTTAAAAAATAAGCCTGCCGCGGGCGTTTGTCAAGAGGAAATCGAACGAAAGGGAAAGAATGCCCCGGGATCAGTCAAGCGTCCATTGTAGCGAAAAGGCCAGGACCTCAGGGAAGCCGCTGGGCTTCTCCCGGACGCAATAGAGGCGGTCGTTCTTGATAATGACGTCCCGCAGGGGTGGCCCGAGCTGGAGCCTCTGATAGCCCAGGGCTGTTCTGAGGACGCGAACGCCGCCCGGCGAGAACATGTCGCAGACGCCGGCGCCTGTCGCCTGGTTTTGCCCGTATCCGACGGCACAGAGCCGGTCATGATCGTCTGCCAGGAGGGCCAGGAACGGCGGGAATGTTCTTGGGAAGGCGAGGTTCCTCCAGAACGGGTGGTCCGGGGGGAGCGAATGGAGGCCTCACGGAATCCGTGAGGGACGTCGATCGCCGGATAGTCCGCCAGGATCTTGCGGATCAGGCGGCCGCTCAAGTCATAGACTTCGATCTCGCGACTCGAGGCCATGGACGTCAAGAAAAAGGAGGTTCGCGAAACCGCGACCAGGGGAAAATCGATGAAGGGGGTCTTGAGCTCGTCCTCGGCCGGAACGGGATACGCCTTCAGCTCTCGCCGCCTGGAAAAATCCGGACCGAACAGGCCGACGCCGTATGAGGAAAATTCGAGAGTCTCCGGTTTCACCCGCACATAGGCAATGACATAATCCCCGTTGGCGAGCGGCAGGAAGCCGTGCGGAAAGGGAAAAAGGAGGTCCGGCAGGGCGACCGCGCGAACCACCGTCCCCTCCGCATTGAAGAACAGGACCTTCCGGCCGCCCAGGCTGACCACAGGGATCTCTCCCCCGGCATTCAGCCGCATGAACCGGGGATTCTGCACCTCTCCGGGCCCCTGGCCGATAGGGCAAAATGAGCGCACGGACCGGCCGCGGTCGTCGAACACGAAAACGGTATTCCCCGGCGTCGCGCCGCGCCGGGTGGTGTTCGCCGGCCCGCTGGGCATCCACGGCCTGACGGTCGTCGTGGATCATGGCCTGGGGTTGTTCAGTATGTATTGTCATTTGAGCCGGATCGATGTCGCGTTGTCCCAGGGCGTGACGCGGGGCGAAACGCTCGGGCTTTCGGGGTCCACGGGCCTGGCCGGCGGCGACCATCTCCATTTCGCCATGCTCGTCCACGGGACGTTCGTCAATCCCGTGGAATGGTGGGATGCCCACTGGATCCGCGACAACGTCGAGCTCAAGACGAGATGATGCGGCCATGACCGAACCGGGACCCGTCGGCGTCTTTGATTCGTGATCTGGCGGCCTGAACGTTTTCCGGGAAATCACGGCCTTGACTTCTCCGCCGGCTATCGGCTACATTCCGGCCATCGCTAATCCCCGCCACAGGAGAGCAGAGAGCCCTGGACATCAAGGATGTCATCGACATCCGCTTATCCATCCGGGCTGAGCGGAGAAAGGAAGACGATCTCGTCGAAACGCCGCGTGATCTGGTTCACGAGGCGATGCTGTTCGGCCACGTCAACGACGGCGTCGCCGGCGTCGATGCCGGCTCTCAGATCACCTGCCTGGGCCAGGGCGCCGAGAGGATGAGGCCGCAGGTTGCATGAAGGCTAGCCAAAGAAACGGAGTGAGGGTTACTAAAATGAATAAGAACCTCTGCTTGGCTATTTTCGGGATCCTGATAAGTGCTTCCATTTATGATGCCGCCATAGCACAAGAGATCAGCAGCCAGGAAATAAACTTTGAATATTTATGGAACACATTCGATAAAAAGTATGCT
Protein-coding regions in this window:
- a CDS encoding M23 family metallopeptidase — encoded protein: MVFAGPLGIHGLTVVVDHGLGLFSMYCHLSRIDVALSQGVTRGETLGLSGSTGLAGGDHLHFAMLVHGTFVNPVEWWDAHWIRDNVELKTR